In a genomic window of Methanosarcina horonobensis HB-1 = JCM 15518:
- a CDS encoding phosphatidylserine decarboxylase, whose translation MIAKGSEPWLFTAASVTALFAILSWATDSLTFLNHMAHMGMALTFAMVIFFRDPERKVEVSDDYMISPADGTIIDIRGRKICIFMFLQNVHVNRAPISGKIREIVYKKGGYLPAFCKDSERNERNEFIIHSKYGDVRVTQIAGTIARRIVTYSSVNDIVEQGQRIGMIRFGSRVDVTIPHNFDIKVQKGERVLAGKTIIATINNDRNF comes from the coding sequence ATGATTGCAAAAGGATCTGAACCCTGGCTTTTTACAGCTGCGTCTGTAACCGCCCTGTTTGCAATTCTTTCCTGGGCGACGGATAGTTTAACCTTCCTTAATCATATGGCTCATATGGGGATGGCATTAACTTTTGCTATGGTTATTTTTTTCAGAGACCCCGAAAGAAAAGTAGAAGTTTCTGATGATTACATGATCTCTCCTGCCGATGGCACGATTATCGATATCAGGGGCAGGAAAATTTGTATTTTTATGTTTCTCCAGAATGTACATGTTAACAGAGCTCCGATTTCCGGAAAAATCAGGGAGATAGTCTACAAAAAAGGTGGTTATCTTCCTGCTTTTTGTAAGGACTCGGAAAGGAATGAAAGAAATGAGTTTATTATCCACAGCAAGTACGGGGATGTAAGGGTCACACAGATTGCAGGCACCATTGCCCGCAGGATTGTCACATACTCAAGTGTGAATGATATTGTAGAGCAGGGACAGCGTATTGGTATGATCCGCTTTGGATCAAGAGTTGATGTAACGATTCCTCATAATTTTGACATTAAGGTTCAAAAAGGGGAGAGAGTGCTTGCAGGCAAGACAATTATAGCAACAATAAATAATGACAGGAACTTTTGA
- the artA gene encoding archaeosortase A — MIESVLWLAVGLMIASSVIPRTSRVRKLIGGIGWGLFSIHWGYQPLHYIETQDYANVVLTLVFAFFCLLVAYIMLREYKEGLLVLKNNREIMHSTFSAQTEENSLDITSMLTSASALGALVYFPFANFSPLNTWIIGNVTSQVTWVLQYFGVPAYMKSWNTITLNGYTVEIILGCTAIESIALFVGLIGAVRAPLNRLVPAFIVSVPVIYVLNLIRDIFVVVAYGEQWFGADSFIIAHNYIAKAGSGIALFLISYAVLKILPELLTMIDGLWVILSEELKYLLHRFAGD, encoded by the coding sequence ATGATAGAAAGTGTACTCTGGCTCGCAGTCGGGTTAATGATTGCGTCATCCGTCATCCCCAGAACTTCGAGAGTTCGTAAACTTATAGGGGGAATAGGATGGGGTCTGTTTTCCATTCACTGGGGATACCAGCCTCTCCACTACATCGAGACTCAGGATTATGCCAATGTGGTCCTTACGCTTGTATTTGCCTTTTTCTGCTTACTTGTGGCATATATCATGCTCCGCGAGTATAAAGAGGGTCTCCTAGTTCTAAAAAACAATAGAGAAATAATGCACTCGACATTCTCAGCTCAGACTGAGGAAAACTCCCTTGACATAACTTCAATGCTTACAAGTGCAAGTGCGCTTGGAGCTCTTGTTTACTTCCCATTTGCAAATTTCTCTCCTCTGAACACCTGGATTATAGGGAACGTTACCTCCCAGGTTACCTGGGTTCTCCAGTATTTCGGGGTCCCTGCATACATGAAATCCTGGAATACGATAACTCTTAACGGATATACGGTCGAGATCATCCTGGGCTGTACCGCAATTGAAAGCATTGCTCTTTTTGTGGGGCTGATAGGTGCGGTCAGAGCTCCTCTTAACCGTCTGGTTCCGGCTTTCATTGTATCCGTGCCCGTGATTTATGTGCTCAACCTTATAAGGGATATTTTTGTGGTTGTAGCTTATGGGGAACAGTGGTTTGGAGCGGACAGTTTCATTATTGCCCATAATTATATTGCAAAGGCAGGGTCAGGAATAGCCCTCTTCTTAATTTCATATGCTGTACTCAAGATTCTGCCTGAGCTACTGACGATGATTGATGGTCTCTGGGTCATACTCTCCGAAGAATTGAAATATCTTCTGCATAGATTTGCTGGGGACTGA
- a CDS encoding NUDIX domain-containing protein, translating into MKHTTPSLTVDTVILFKNKLVLVRRKNPPFEGKFALPGGFVEIGESTEEAASREAFEETGLSVEIIKLIGVYSDPERDPRRHTVSVCYLAKGEGYLKSGSDADAVELFEFDSIPDLAFDHNKMINDAKSDINAILYQMQKYDVS; encoded by the coding sequence ATGAAACATACTACCCCCAGCCTAACTGTTGACACTGTAATTCTCTTTAAAAACAAGCTTGTTCTGGTGAGGAGAAAAAACCCTCCCTTTGAAGGAAAATTTGCCCTTCCTGGCGGCTTCGTCGAAATCGGAGAAAGTACAGAAGAAGCAGCTTCCAGGGAAGCTTTTGAAGAAACAGGCCTTTCTGTAGAGATTATCAAACTTATCGGTGTCTATTCCGACCCTGAACGTGACCCCAGGAGGCACACAGTCTCCGTGTGCTACCTTGCTAAAGGAGAAGGATATTTAAAATCAGGTTCTGACGCTGATGCTGTTGAACTTTTTGAGTTTGATTCGATTCCTGATCTGGCTTTTGATCATAATAAAATGATAAACGATGCAAAAAGTGATATTAATGCAATTCTGTACCAAATGCAAAAGTATGATGTTTCCTAA
- a CDS encoding transcription factor S: protein MQFCTKCKSMMFPKDGNYQCRKCGNIIPIENNAKNFVSKAKIDDHEVVVLEGEQTSGLPTTSVKCPECGNNTAAWWLRQLRSADESETRFLKCTKCGFTWREYD, encoded by the coding sequence ATGCAATTCTGTACCAAATGCAAAAGTATGATGTTTCCTAAAGACGGTAATTACCAGTGCAGAAAGTGTGGGAACATAATACCGATTGAAAATAATGCAAAGAATTTCGTCTCCAAAGCCAAAATTGACGATCACGAAGTAGTGGTACTCGAAGGTGAACAGACCTCAGGCCTGCCAACAACGAGTGTAAAGTGCCCTGAGTGTGGGAACAACACAGCAGCTTGGTGGCTCAGACAGCTCAGGTCTGCAGATGAGTCCGAAACGCGTTTCCTCAAGTGTACGAAATGCGGGTTCACCTGGAGAGAATACGACTAA
- a CDS encoding DNA polymerase sliding clamp yields MFKAAINAELLKDAIAALAVIVDEVRFKIKPEGISVKAVDPANVAMGIFELGSSAFDEYSADECEIGIDLNKITDLLGIADRSDTVRMQLEEGSNKLLIDVGGLSYTLSLLDPSTIRAEPRVPQLELPAKVVMNGADLRRAVKAAEKISDHMLMGVSGDTFYMEAKGDTDQVRLEMGRDQLIDLKAGEACSLFSLDYLTDIVKPTNKVSEVTLSLGRDFPILIDFEIANGAGRISYLLAPRIESD; encoded by the coding sequence ATGTTCAAGGCAGCAATTAATGCAGAGCTTCTGAAAGACGCGATTGCCGCACTGGCTGTAATTGTAGATGAGGTCAGATTCAAAATTAAACCCGAAGGTATTTCAGTAAAGGCGGTTGATCCTGCCAACGTTGCTATGGGAATTTTTGAACTTGGATCATCGGCTTTTGACGAGTACAGCGCTGATGAGTGCGAAATAGGAATCGACCTGAATAAGATTACCGACCTTCTGGGAATTGCGGACAGGAGCGATACAGTCCGGATGCAGCTTGAAGAAGGAAGCAATAAACTCCTGATTGATGTAGGAGGGCTGTCCTATACACTTTCTCTTCTTGATCCTTCAACAATCCGTGCAGAACCCAGAGTTCCCCAGCTTGAACTGCCTGCCAAAGTTGTCATGAACGGTGCAGACCTCAGACGTGCCGTAAAAGCTGCAGAAAAAATAAGCGATCACATGCTTATGGGAGTTTCCGGCGATACTTTCTATATGGAAGCAAAGGGCGATACCGATCAGGTCCGGCTGGAAATGGGCAGAGACCAGTTAATAGACCTTAAAGCAGGTGAAGCTTGTTCCCTCTTCTCCCTGGACTACCTGACAGATATTGTCAAGCCAACAAACAAGGTAAGTGAGGTTACTCTCTCACTTGGAAGAGACTTCCCCATCCTGATTGACTTTGAAATTGCGAACGGCGCAGGAAGAATCTCTTACCTTCTGGCCCCGAGAATTGAGTCGGACTAA
- the priL gene encoding DNA primase regulatory subunit PriL → MQAEKLAYYPFTSEASAHVGNLGISLESLLNSRAYRAARARGIERVKEALEGEIKKSPVSGEAQVLSELLSYPFARMLVACVDDQLFTRRYALAEAKAAHTFLRNETPNFLLEFGEGFEILADFQDSYFSMHFTDYIRFSNSLKDPSWKLTNRQLRAGKIKITKEEFARLLEEAVRERIEQSFPIPEIPPEVSSFCSPYVAEIKEQFEVQKKKFGSTDFGAVEPELFPPCIAHALANVQGGMNLAHSMRFAMTSFLLNVGMSVDEILNLFNISPDFDAEKTLYQIEHIAGATGNTYKPPACDTMRTYGNCIGKDRLCEKISHPLGYYEKKVFIKNKEREQAEGKEKENEKNDGKGKGDEKNDGKEKGDEREIKEK, encoded by the coding sequence ATGCAGGCAGAAAAACTTGCATATTACCCATTTACTTCAGAAGCATCTGCCCACGTTGGAAACCTGGGAATTTCCTTAGAAAGCCTGCTCAATTCGAGGGCTTACAGGGCTGCAAGAGCCAGGGGGATAGAAAGGGTAAAAGAGGCTCTGGAAGGAGAAATTAAAAAATCCCCTGTATCAGGGGAAGCCCAGGTGTTATCAGAACTCCTTTCCTATCCTTTTGCAAGAATGCTGGTTGCCTGCGTTGACGATCAGCTCTTCACCAGGCGCTATGCTCTGGCAGAAGCCAAGGCTGCTCATACTTTTTTAAGAAATGAAACCCCGAATTTTTTGCTCGAATTCGGAGAAGGTTTTGAAATTCTTGCAGATTTTCAGGACTCCTATTTCAGCATGCATTTCACGGACTATATCCGGTTTTCAAATTCCCTGAAAGACCCCTCCTGGAAACTGACAAACCGCCAGCTCAGGGCAGGCAAAATAAAAATCACAAAAGAAGAGTTTGCAAGGCTTCTTGAAGAAGCGGTCAGGGAAAGGATTGAACAGTCCTTCCCTATCCCGGAAATCCCTCCCGAAGTCTCCAGTTTCTGTTCTCCCTACGTTGCCGAGATAAAGGAGCAGTTCGAGGTCCAGAAAAAGAAATTCGGGTCTACGGACTTTGGAGCTGTTGAGCCCGAACTCTTCCCTCCCTGTATTGCCCATGCGCTTGCAAACGTACAGGGAGGGATGAACCTTGCCCATTCTATGCGTTTTGCGATGACTTCTTTCCTGCTCAATGTGGGCATGTCAGTGGATGAAATCCTGAACCTTTTCAATATTTCTCCTGATTTTGATGCAGAAAAAACTCTCTATCAGATAGAGCATATTGCAGGCGCTACAGGCAATACGTACAAACCCCCAGCCTGCGACACTATGAGGACTTACGGCAACTGCATAGGAAAAGACAGGCTCTGCGAGAAAATCAGCCACCCTCTTGGGTACTATGAGAAAAAAGTATTCATAAAAAATAAGGAGAGAGAACAGGCAGAGGGAAAAGAAAAGGAAAATGAAAAGAATGATGGAAAGGGAAAAGGAGATGAAAAGAATGATGGAAAGGAAAAGGGAGATGAAAGGGAAATAAAAGAGAAGTGA
- a CDS encoding glyoxalase/bleomycin resistance/dioxygenase family protein — translation MKFICPLIVVNNMEISRNFYEKVLNQKIQYDFGENISFEGGFAIHLKSHFSDLISVNKNNIIQKSNNSELYFEEEDLDSFLQKLKGMDSIEYVHKLKEQPWGQRVIRFYDPDMHIVEVGEPMESVVKRLLNEGLSVEETSKRTLMPEEFVRQFS, via the coding sequence ATGAAGTTTATATGTCCGCTTATTGTTGTCAACAATATGGAAATTTCCAGGAACTTTTACGAAAAAGTTCTTAATCAAAAAATACAGTATGATTTTGGCGAAAACATATCATTTGAAGGCGGCTTTGCAATACATCTAAAATCGCATTTTTCAGATCTAATAAGCGTAAATAAGAATAACATTATTCAAAAATCAAATAATTCTGAATTGTATTTTGAAGAGGAAGATTTAGATAGCTTCCTTCAAAAGCTGAAAGGTATGGATTCCATTGAATATGTACATAAATTAAAAGAACAGCCCTGGGGACAGCGGGTTATCAGATTTTACGACCCTGATATGCATATCGTTGAAGTTGGAGAACCCATGGAAAGTGTAGTAAAAAGGCTCTTAAATGAAGGACTATCGGTTGAAGAAACCTCAAAACGTACTTTAATGCCAGAGGAATTTGTCAGGCAGTTTTCATGA
- a CDS encoding cobyrinate a,c-diamide synthase — MTKGILIAGTHSGVGKTTVSMGIMAALKHRQLKVQPYKVGPDYIDPSHHTAICGRSSRNLDTYMMGTEGVRQTVARTSADADIAVVEGVMGLFDGIDSTEIASSAHVAKTLDIPVILVINVHGMSRSAAALLKGYSEFDPEIRVAGVILNQVGSPRHVELVVNSLPGNIPVVGTIPRRKEIEVPSRHLGLYMAHEKDYNTAEMAAFIEENVDLDAVLELAEPCSVPETEVIQSLGTDLKIGVAWDPAFCFYYRDMFDSFGDNGAEVVFFSPMEGEVPDVDGIYLGGGYPELYAEVLENSETTRKLKGLAADGLPIYAECGGLLYLCGTYEVDDRTYKLADVVPANTRMTNRLKALGYTEARPLDKNFSSRNIRGHEFHYSLTECDRDARFAYEMIRGKGIQDGFDGLIEHNTLAGYMHSHPASFPVDKFVGKCREYKRR, encoded by the coding sequence ATGACAAAAGGAATACTTATCGCAGGAACCCACAGTGGAGTTGGAAAAACCACAGTCTCCATGGGTATCATGGCTGCCTTAAAGCACAGGCAGCTTAAAGTTCAGCCTTACAAGGTAGGACCGGATTACATTGACCCTTCCCACCATACAGCCATCTGCGGGCGTTCGTCCAGAAATCTGGATACCTATATGATGGGTACGGAAGGTGTCAGGCAGACAGTTGCCCGTACTTCTGCAGATGCTGACATTGCTGTTGTTGAAGGGGTAATGGGTCTCTTTGACGGAATTGATTCTACGGAAATTGCAAGTTCGGCACACGTAGCAAAAACTCTGGACATTCCGGTGATTCTGGTAATCAATGTCCACGGCATGTCCAGAAGTGCCGCAGCCCTCCTGAAAGGCTATTCCGAGTTCGATCCGGAAATCAGGGTTGCAGGCGTGATCCTGAACCAGGTAGGCAGCCCACGCCATGTAGAACTTGTAGTGAATTCGCTCCCTGGCAATATTCCTGTTGTCGGCACGATTCCCCGAAGGAAAGAAATTGAGGTCCCTTCAAGGCACCTGGGGCTCTACATGGCGCATGAAAAGGACTACAACACTGCGGAAATGGCAGCCTTTATCGAAGAAAACGTTGACCTTGATGCAGTGCTTGAACTTGCCGAGCCCTGTTCGGTTCCAGAAACTGAAGTAATCCAGAGTCTGGGAACGGATCTAAAGATAGGAGTTGCCTGGGATCCTGCTTTCTGTTTCTACTACCGGGATATGTTTGATTCATTCGGAGACAACGGAGCAGAAGTGGTATTTTTCAGCCCAATGGAAGGAGAAGTTCCTGATGTGGACGGAATTTACCTTGGAGGCGGCTACCCTGAGCTTTATGCAGAAGTTCTTGAAAACTCGGAGACCACCCGGAAATTGAAAGGGCTTGCGGCTGACGGCCTGCCTATTTACGCAGAATGCGGCGGTCTTCTCTATCTCTGCGGAACTTACGAGGTCGATGACAGGACCTATAAACTGGCTGATGTTGTGCCTGCAAATACGCGCATGACTAACCGGTTGAAAGCTCTCGGGTATACCGAAGCCCGTCCCCTTGACAAAAACTTCTCTTCCCGCAATATCAGGGGTCATGAGTTCCATTATTCCCTTACTGAATGCGACCGTGATGCCAGGTTTGCATACGAAATGATTCGCGGAAAAGGTATACAGGATGGTTTTGACGGTCTTATCGAGCACAACACCCTTGCAGGGTATATGCACTCCCATCCTGCAAGTTTCCCTGTAGATAAGTTCGTGGGAAAATGCAGGGAATACAAAAGAAGGTAA